The nucleotide window AACCGGCTTCGTGAAAGTAAATTCAATAGACTCATTTGTCAAATTGTTCTAGATTCATTGTTGCTTATTTTAGTAGTAGAAATGTATGTAAACTTTTAGGGTTGCAAACTTAGTATTGAATTGGTTATTGTCTTTGCTAGTATCAATATTTTAGTGTTGTAAAGATAATATAGactgttaaattttttactttaaaaaaacgttacatttttataattcggactctttttattacaattaaacgTTTATCATACATCATAAATAAATCGAAACAGCTTGCATTACTAATTTGTTGGTGTTAAGCatacaatattaaatttctcatatatttggaaaataatctgatcataatgggtatcattgaatagtgtttcaaaatacctttaatatgatatataatgctactgtttattaacattataaaccaaaaatttatatgacagtacttcagaaaattttgatatacagaaaaagtaattttagcGAAGCCGTCCATAAACgtaacataaaattataaaaataaaaatttttactgggatcttgatttgttccggGGTATtcacttccactcggagactGTAAAGTCCATTATTATTCCCTTCAAGAGTCATATACAAAAAAGGGGACATAAACTAAAGAAAGAAGTCACAActaagcaataatactaataaataaaattgacaaccattttgaagtttatcgtGACAAAAACTTACCAGGCAAATGTTTCATTCCCTACAGTTTTGTTTGAACGATAATTTCAGATTGAAATTTGTCCATTTGATGCTTTTAATAATTAACTTCACCATCTGGCATTATTATATACTTTTTGCTTTGTGGCATCACTGCATTGCattgtttttcttcaattcCTTTTTGTGATTTCGCATTTTTCTACgcattttgttttgtgttaacAACACAGCATaaacaacacacaaaaaaagaaaattttccgTATAAAtctgaagaaaattttaagtaataatagaTTTCAGTGCTAAAAAgtgtgttaaaaaataatttattaataatggaATTGGATTGGCAAcatgaattttatgaaataaaagatCGTGGTCTGCATTTATTGCAGACAGAAAAATGGGCAGACTGTCGTTTCCTGGTTGGAGGTGCACCaccaaatcaaaaaattattgcAGGTCATAAACTAATCTTGACAATGGCTTCGCCTGTATTTGAGCGAATGTTTTATGGTCAGTTGGCCGATAAAGATGATCCGATTGTTATACCAGACGTTCAGCCAGATGCCTTTCAAGCCATGTTGGAATACATTTACTCGGACCGCATTAATATCAGTTCATTCGACAAGGCCTGTGAGTTGTGCTATGTGGCTAAGAAATACATGTTGCCGCATGTGGTGGAGCAATGTACCCGATTTTTGTGGTCTGACTTGAGTCCAAAGAACGCATGCCGAGCTTACGAATTTGCCAAACTTTTTGACGAGCCACGCTTGATGCAAAGCAGTATGGAGGTGAGTGGAAATAGGTCAAGTTTACAAGCAATATCCTTAAATTATATGTTTACAATTGAATTAGTTAATAGCTGGCCATACTAGAGAAGTTTTGGCAGATCCCAGTTTCATGGATATTGAAATGTCCACATTAATGGCTATTTTGGATCAGGACAAGTTAAATATTGACTCTGAATTGGATTTATTTAATGCCTTATTACGTTTTGCCAGTGAACGTGGCATGTTTAGAGAAGAATCCATACAGAGCAGTGGTCAAAACGTCGACCAAAGTCCAACGGTGTCTGCTAATGGTGGGGGAGGTTTGTTGCAAGTCGAAGAAATTAAAATGGAGCCTGATGTTAATGCCATGATGCAGGGTCATGATGAGGATTATAATGATGAAAGTTTCCACCACAGTGTGCCCTCtcctgatgttgttgttgtggataGTGATACATCTGTCACTGATGCTTCCGAAAACGAAGCAGTAGTACCAACAACGGCACGACCACATTCCGTTTCGTACGAACAACCGACCACCTCTGCCGCTGCAGCtgctgcagcagcagcaaatgCATCTAATCTCAATTATTTTATGGATACTCAACATTCAATAATAGACGAAGATATGTTGAAAAGGGCAGTCAAGAAAATTCGTTTTCTTACCATGTCACCACAACAATTTGCTGAAGGTCCAGCACGCTCTAAACTATTGCAACAACACGAAGCTTTGGCTATACTTATAAAGATTTCTAGTCCATCCATTAATGACTGCCCAATGCCTGAGGGATTTTGTAGTTCTCGTTGCAGTCGCAACTATTATGAGCAGCGCAGTAGTCAGCGTGATTTACCCGGCTTCCATCATATTCACACACCCAATAATTTCCTACAGGGCAGTGGAAACGTATGTAATTATGCTCCCATGGATGCTTCGGTGGATCATGTTCAGCCACAAGTTTTGAGCTCAAATCGAACTTGTAATTTACCAACCAATAATAATGCCCACAAAACTCGGGACAATGCCGCTGTGTCTTTGGTATCAGGTGGTGGGGATTCAGATGTTGCTACAAATGATACTCGACGTTCTTATTGTGTACGCACAGTAAATCCTCAATTTGACTATCGTAATACTAGTGTAACCGATTGTGGTTTAACATTTCAAGTTGATACAAATATTTGGATAACAGGTAACACATTAGTTAACatgaatcatttttttaaattactaaaaaatctttaaatttcttatatatGTAGGTGTCCAAGTGCCCACTCAAGTGCTTTGTGGTGAACTCATGAACTCTGCTGGTTTTTCCGAACGTTATACCGAAATTTTGTACGCCCACATACAAGACATCCAAGGTTCACGTCTTAGCTACACCCATTGCACATCTCGCGTTCGCTATGACTCTTTGCTAGAAATCTCATTCGATCGACCGGTTTACATTTATCGTAATCAAATTTATAAGGTGTTTGTAGTCTTTAACAAAATCGGTTGGTATCCCATGTACACCTCTGTGCCGGATGTCATCTGCAATCGAGTTAAATTTCGTTTTAATGTTGGCGATCCCAGTGAGTCAGTACGTGATGGTCTAATACGCGCCATTGTCTTTTCAACACCACAAGACAATAGCAGACATGTAATTGAGTAAGAATTTGTTAACGGATTGAAAATCGAAGcacgattttagatataaagAAGACTATATGGCAATATAagcacaatttgtttaaaaaaaataaatacatatgtatgtacaacttatttttgcttaatttaGCTATGCTTAAAGGAAATAATGCATGTTatgttttaggttttattttataaaaaaaagtattatgtaATTGGAATTCtcagaaataaatgttttgttttaaaatgtccattattatttttttaattatttctttatcCGAGTGTATGGGCATTAACGCTGAACAAATATAAAGGATATGATGCGAATAActccaaattaaaaacaatgtaGACTTGAAAATCTGAAATTAGTGTACCGGGATTAGGAAATATGATGGTTAATGTTTTTTGTCGCTTGGGGTATTCGTTTTCGAGTCATATACCTATGATAGAACTGTTAcccattatttttaataaaatcgagtaaatttaaatttccggtGAAATTACACCGGAAATCATTTCAACAACAGggtgatatatatttgtttaatgcaAAACTGTGGCAACACTACCATATAACAGAGTTGTCATAATAGGGGAAAATTCATAAATGGTGTGGATTTGATTACTATtcgtttttttaagtattttatgagGTCCATCACAAAACGAAACAATtccactttttattttttcctttatccTTACATCTCCCGGGTTATACACATCATGTTAATACAATATCGACTAACTCTGGTTTTCCTTCGTCATATAAGACCTAAATCCGGAAATTGTAGATTTAAGATAAATTTCTGTTATTCCTTCTTTATCTAAAACAGTGGATCATATTATGAGTTACTATCAATTACAAATGAAGAAATTGTATGTTCTGTTGCTTCATGACTGATGAAATAAGACTCAGTTTGAATGAGGATGAGGAGACTTTAAATTCAGTAAATTATTGGATCATGATAACAAAGTTAAGAGATTTTTTGATTTGTTGATTACAACGTTTAGAGAAATATTTGCGTACTTAACTGATCGGTTTCAATTTATAGATGTTGATGGTGGTTATTCTAGTATACTTAGCCTTATACTTTGTTTTCATTTGCTGGTGATATAATGCTATCGGGGAATTGTCTTTCGGTTTATTCTACATTAAAGACAAGCTATTTTGTTTAGAGATTCTGAGAGATATATTCATGGCCTTGATATTTCTATTTTTCCTTGGACTTTTGACTTAATATTGTGTCTACTTCTTTCCAATTTGTTGCATGATTCTCATCtaatttgttacttttttagGTTTGTGACCAGTAAGATTTAATGTTGAGTAACCTAATTATTCTTTGAATTGTTAACTATTATTTAGGAGTATATCTTTGCAATATTAGTTTAATGGAATCAAGatgctttttatattaaagacatctcacatattttttaaaattcctcaAAATGTAGGTATCTTTTTAAGATCATAATAGATGTTTTTATAGATGAAAAATtgtcaataaaaatatactaaaaaatGTATCAATATTTAAGAGCCTTATTTTATTAAGCCTTATTTAATTTACCCcatgtttttattaaacttttagttCATTCAATTCGTCATAGCAACCAAAGAAATTTAGTTGTGtctttattaaaagaatttaataattttcaaacgaatttctttgaacattttaaattttgatataaaaaacatatgaaaaaataaaaaaaattttgtgatttataaaaaccaaatttgtaacaaattcGTTTGTTAATGAAACTTTCATTTAAAAActcttaaattttataaaaatagcagtaatctttaattttttaaactaatatggaatttaaaaaaactcgTAACAACAGAGACTGTTATTTGATTATTCGGGGGATGAATGCGATGACgataaaattaaaatggttAAAATATACATTATTTCAAGCTTTAGTTTAAGTAAACTGAAAACTTAAAAACTATGTTATTTATAGAGATTTTTGCAGTGTTCATTTTcaggttctttttaaaaaattttttaagaaagggTTGGTGCTTAAAAATGCGCTGGCAATACTGCATTATACCAACAAGCATTTTGCTTTgatatcaaattgaaaatataggtttcatttaatttattactgaTACAACGAGATTATGCCAGTTGTACTACAACtacaaaaaagtttcaaaagcAACAggcattttctttttttgaaactGTAATTCCAACAATTTTGTTGACTGAACCTTTTGGTTTATGTACAAAACAATTCAAGGATGTATTAGAGCCAATTTTTGACTTGGTATTTAAATACTAATTatctttaagttctatttaaatacaaaaattagtatttcattgcttttttaaatgataaatcTTAAAccttttattagttttattaccTACGCAGGTAAGGATTTGTTTGGACAATTAACAGGTAAATAGCATTTTTGACATAAACATCTGTGGCTCTAGTATAAAGCTGTGTGGAAAAACCTGCAAAATTTTAGCACAAAATGACTCATATGTGTTAGTGTGAacactatttattattttgaagttTTGTAGGTCCTTTAGCCACTACGTATAAACGAATGGCAACTCTATGTAATTCAAGGTTACCAACTATTCAGCTCAGAAAATTACAGGATTgggaattaaaaaaagttgaaacttattacatatatttaatttactgaGGTCGGCTTTACTAGCGTACAAATATTTCACTGCTTAGCCGATTAAAACATggaaatatatgtaaaaattagtTCCAATTTTGTTTGCGACTCCTTCCATATCtttgataaattaaatatttctggtTACTTATAATTTAAATTGGATCAATTTAAGTGCAACAAATGCTATATTTTTGATTGGGTATGTATAATTCTGAGAtgcctttaatttaaaaacagatATACAGTCTTTTTTCATAATACCGTTACCAATAttctataaattataattttaaaaatacaatgttttgatttcaatatttgATATGAaggaaatatacaaaatttaatatataataaaattccACCTTTGTCAACTTTTTTTCGAATCGGTATGAACCAATATTGGctttaaaacaacatttcacaaaaacttgtttttgttaACTTTGACATTTAACAGGTACAGTGTTATTCTGTCTTTCAAAGtccataaataaaatataaacatctgTTCTACTGAGTATACCCTCTTTAATGTGTCCATCGATCTactgttaaaatttaaagtgaaaaacTCGATTTCACGTAATACGACTCGTTTAGGGTTATTGTGATGCCATATAaagtaatgtttttaaattaatttaaaacaatctgGCATTCCTTTAGCTGCCTTATATAGCATTCTGCGTGTGGCAACTTTATGTAATTGTTTTTCATCAATTCCTCTTTGTGCTTTCGcgttcatttatttatatacacacatagtaaacaataaagaaaaattttctatttttgtgaaaatttttaaggaaaattgaaaataataatataatatttaatacgTATAAAGTGgagtgaaaaataattaaatttaacaatggAATATTGGCAAAATGAATTTCATGAAATAAAAGACCGCGGTTTGAATTTGCTGCAGACAGAGAAATGGGCCGATTGTCGTTTCTTGGTTGGCGGTGCACCGCCCAATCAAAGAATTATTGCAGGCCATAAAATAATCTTGGCCATGGCCTCACCCGTATTTGAGACAATGTTTTTTGGTCCGCTCGCAGCCAAAGATGATCCGATTGTTATACCAGACGTTCAGCCAGATGCATTCCAAGCCATGTTGGAGTACATTTACTCGGACCGCATAAATATCAGTTCTTTTGATAAGGCCTGTGAGTTGTGCTATGTGGCTAAGAAGTATAAGTTGCCACATGTGGTGGAGCAGTGTACACATTTCTTGTGGTCCGACTTGAGTCCGAGGAATGCTTGTCGGGCATTTGAGTTTGCAAAACTTTTCGATGAGTCTCGTTTAATGCAAAGAAGTATGGAGGtaagtttatagatattttgtCCAAACAATAACACTGGACAATTTAggttctatattttaaaaatattgttattaattaattgcttgtatttttatattttttttagttaattgcTGGTCATACTCGAGAAGTTTTAGCTGATCCCAGTTTCATGGATATTGAAATGTCCACATTAATGGCTATTTTGGATCAAGACAAATTGAATGTTGACACTGAATTGGATTTATTTAATGCTCTTTTGCGTTTCGCCAATGAACGTGTAATGTGTAGAGAGGAATCCCTACAACATGCTGCACAACATAGTGAACCGAGTGCTTTGGTGGTGGCCCCTAGTGATGGCGGTTTATTAAATGTTGAAGAAATTAAAATGGAACCCGATGTAAATGCAATGATGCAGGGTCATGATGAACATTACATTGATGGTAATGCGGATAATGTATCGTATCATCATAATGCACCATCTCCCGATGTGGTTGTTGTGGTGGATAGTGATGCCTCTGTGACTGATGGTTCGGAAAATGAAGAAGTAGCAGCATTAGCAGCACCTTCATCGGTTGCATATGAGCAACCTACATCATCTGCCGCTGCTGCTGTGGCCGCCAATCTCAATTATTTCATGGATGCCCAACGTTTAGTTGTAGACGAGGAAATGTTGAAAAAAGCCGTCAGAAAAATACGTTTTCTCACCATGACTCCACAACAATTTGCTGAAGGTCCAGCCCGTTCTAGACTGTTGCAACAACATGAAGCTTTGGCTATACTTATCAAAATCTCTAGTCCTTCCATTAACGACTGTCCAATGCCTGAAGGATTTTGCAGTTCTCGTTGCAGTCGCAACTTTTATGAACAGCGTAGTAATCAGCGTGATTTATCTACATTCCTCCACACACATCCGACTAACAACTTTTTTGGCGGTAGTAGTGGCGTTGTAAATGCAAATAATTTTCCTACCCTGGATGCTCCGATGGTTCATGTGCAACCACAAATTCTAAGCTCAAATCGCAATTCATTAGTTAATAATGCTCACAAAACACGAGAGAATGCTACAGTGTCATTAGTTACGGGTATGGCAGATTCCGGAGATGGTGCCACTCATGATTCGCGACGTTCGTATTGTGTTCGCACTGTTAATCCTCAGTTTGATTATCGCAATACAAGTGTTACAGATTGTGGTTTGACTTTTCAAGTGGACACTAATATTTGGATAACCGGTAagcttaaatttattattattgatgaaaaaaatcagatatttttgaaaatttggctTTGGACCTATAAAATAATCgctgtttttgtttacattttcagGTGTCCAAGTACCCACTCAAGTACtttgtggtgaacttatgaattCTGCTGGTTTTACCGAGCGTTACACTGAGATTTTATACGCCCACATACAAGATGTTCAAGGATCGCGTCTTAGCTACACTCACTGTACTTCTCGCGTTCGCTATGACTCTTTGCTAGAAATCTCATTCGATCGTCCCGTTTATATCTATCGCAATCAAATCTACAAAGTTTTTGTAGTCTTCAATAAAATTGGTTGGTATCCCATGTATACCTCTGTGCCGGATGTCATTTGCAATCGTGTTAAATTTCGCTTTAATGTTGGCGATCCTGGTGAATCAGTACGCGATGGTCTAATACGCGCCATCGTCTTTTCAACCCCCCACGACAATAGTAGACAAATACTGGAGTAAGAAGGAGTTGAAAGTATGTATGCGAAATATGATTTTAGGAGTAAAGAAGACTTTATGGCAATATAAGCAcaatttgttggaaaaaaaagtatttttctttattttacaatttttttgtaatgaaaaaaatacaaattgtattttaagttttattttataaagtatTAATTGGGATTctcagaaataaatattttactttaatgTAATTTGGTGTTTTACTTTTCTGGGGGTTTTATTATAATACATATTAGAATAAAGAACGCTATAGGTGTAACTATTTAAACATATGGatcgaatttattttttataacctcTTGAAGTTGagatatttttactatttttattagtattgagacaaaatgaaaaatttcgataaaaataaataattttcctatgaattcgatgaaatttggtatacACCAATACCCCTGTTTGCATCGTTTCGAAGTTGCATCTTTTTAAAATGTGATTTCGATTTGCctcgttaatatgaaaatatttgtattgaaaaatcaattttttctcggaaccaattaaatgaaaatcaatacaaatgtatggaaaatcgtGCTTCGGTTTGCGTCGCGTTTTTCTGGTCGCAAATTCTGGTTCAAAttcatatacagcccaattatcaataaaaaatttcgcgGGAGTTTATTCCCcgtgagttttttcccattgaatttgaataggaaaaatgagaaaagggaaaaactcccggggaatttttattcataattgggctgatatagATTGGATAAGGTATTACGAagttatatgtatattgaaatttgaaaattcgtTTTTACACCAACTTCAACTCTTGTATGACAATAAAGAACCTATGTACCAAGTTTTAACTTTGCAACGGTTAAGATTCCCCcctattttatatcattttctaaattaaaacaaatttatagtgttacaatttcaatttcgatttattattaattaaatatattgatatgatatttatttaacaaatcattcaaaattgaaattgaaaaacactttttgaaaccataatttttactaataaataaaacatcatttttttattattatgtattgcctattttttcatattttttttaaagatttttttacaattagaacaaatatttcaacaaagtAATAAAAGGGCTTAA belongs to Calliphora vicina chromosome 4, idCalVici1.1, whole genome shotgun sequence and includes:
- the LOC135959035 gene encoding uncharacterized protein LOC135959035, translating into MEYWQNEFHEIKDRGLNLLQTEKWADCRFLVGGAPPNQRIIAGHKIILAMASPVFETMFFGPLAAKDDPIVIPDVQPDAFQAMLEYIYSDRINISSFDKACELCYVAKKYKLPHVVEQCTHFLWSDLSPRNACRAFEFAKLFDESRLMQRSMELIAGHTREVLADPSFMDIEMSTLMAILDQDKLNVDTELDLFNALLRFANERVMCREESLQHAAQHSEPSALVVAPSDGGLLNVEEIKMEPDVNAMMQGHDEHYIDGNADNVSYHHNAPSPDVVVVVDSDASVTDGSENEEVAALAAPSSVAYEQPTSSAAAAVAANLNYFMDAQRLVVDEEMLKKAVRKIRFLTMTPQQFAEGPARSRLLQQHEALAILIKISSPSINDCPMPEGFCSSRCSRNFYEQRSNQRDLSTFLHTHPTNNFFGGSSGVVNANNFPTLDAPMVHVQPQILSSNRNSLVNNAHKTRENATVSLVTGMADSGDGATHDSRRSYCVRTVNPQFDYRNTSVTDCGLTFQVDTNIWITGVQVPTQVLCGELMNSAGFTERYTEILYAHIQDVQGSRLSYTHCTSRVRYDSLLEISFDRPVYIYRNQIYKVFVVFNKIGWYPMYTSVPDVICNRVKFRFNVGDPGESVRDGLIRAIVFSTPHDNSRQILE
- the LOC135959034 gene encoding uncharacterized protein LOC135959034, which codes for MELDWQHEFYEIKDRGLHLLQTEKWADCRFLVGGAPPNQKIIAGHKLILTMASPVFERMFYGQLADKDDPIVIPDVQPDAFQAMLEYIYSDRINISSFDKACELCYVAKKYMLPHVVEQCTRFLWSDLSPKNACRAYEFAKLFDEPRLMQSSMELIAGHTREVLADPSFMDIEMSTLMAILDQDKLNIDSELDLFNALLRFASERGMFREESIQSSGQNVDQSPTVSANGGGGLLQVEEIKMEPDVNAMMQGHDEDYNDESFHHSVPSPDVVVVDSDTSVTDASENEAVVPTTARPHSVSYEQPTTSAAAAAAAAANASNLNYFMDTQHSIIDEDMLKRAVKKIRFLTMSPQQFAEGPARSKLLQQHEALAILIKISSPSINDCPMPEGFCSSRCSRNYYEQRSSQRDLPGFHHIHTPNNFLQGSGNVCNYAPMDASVDHVQPQVLSSNRTCNLPTNNNAHKTRDNAAVSLVSGGGDSDVATNDTRRSYCVRTVNPQFDYRNTSVTDCGLTFQVDTNIWITGVQVPTQVLCGELMNSAGFSERYTEILYAHIQDIQGSRLSYTHCTSRVRYDSLLEISFDRPVYIYRNQIYKVFVVFNKIGWYPMYTSVPDVICNRVKFRFNVGDPSESVRDGLIRAIVFSTPQDNSRHVIE